GCGATGAGACGGGCGAGTACGGCACGGCGTTCGGCGGGGTCGGTGTCTCGTTCGAGGCGTTCGGCGGCGAACAGCCGGACCAGATCATGGAGCCGGTAGGCGTCGGGGCCTGTGCAAGCGAGGAGTTGGGCGTCGGTGAGACGTTCCAGGGCTGATCGGGCGGCGTGGGGATCGCGGCCCGCCGCGGCTGCCGCGACCCGGACGGTGACACGCGGGCCGGGGTGGGCGCCGAGGCTCCGGAAGAGGGCTCGGTCAGCGGGTTCCAACGCGGCGTAGCACGCCTCGAAGACGGCGCGTACGGCGAGGTCGTCAAGGTGGAGCATGTCCAGGCGATGGCGTTCGTCGGCGAGCCGGGCGGCGAGTTCGCTCACCGGCCATCCGGGGCGGGAGCGCAGTCGGGCGGCGGCGATCCGGACGGCGAGGGGCAGTAGCCCGCAGGCGCGGACCACCTGGAGGGCGGCTTCGGGCTCGACGTCCACCCGGTCCTGCCCGGCGACGGCGGCGAGCAGTGCGAGCGCCTCGCTGTCGCCGAGGCCACCGAGGGCGAGGGGCGTCGCCTCGGGGACCCCGTCGAGGGCCTTGCGGCTGGTGATCAGCGCGAGACAACCGTCTCCGCCCGGCAACAGGGGCCGGATCTGGGCGGCGTCGGCGGCATCGTCCAGCAGGAGCAGGACGCGACGCCGGGCAGTACGGTTGCGGAAGCGCGCGGCGAGCGCCGCGATATCGCCTGACCGCTCCTCGACCGGTGCGCCTATCGCTTCGAGCAGCCGGGCCAGTACGGCGGCCGACGTGGCCGGGGTGCCGCGACCCGCGCCGAGATCGGCGTAGAGCCGGCCGTCGGGGAAGCGCGGACCCAGTTCGTGCGCGAGGCGGATGGCAAGGGTCGACTTGCCGAGCCCTGGCGCGCCGGTGATGGCGATGGCACGGTGACCGGCGTCCACCAGACGCAACAGCTTTCCGACTTCGTCGGCGCGGCCGGCGAAGTCCGCTATCGGCGGCGGGAGTTCATCCGGTTCGGCGGCGGGCGGCACAGCTGGGCTGTCCTCAGGCGCCGTGGCTGCGGGGACGGCGCGGTGTGCACGTACGGCCCCGACGGCGGTGGCGAGGGTCAGCAGGCCGACCAGCCACCAGGCGTACGGAGAGAGGGGCACGAGGGCGTCGGGGAGGGTGCCGCCGGTCGCCACGTTCACTGCGATGGCGAGCAGTACGGACAGCAGGACGGACAGGAGACTGGTGCTGATGGCCAGCACGGTCGTGGCATGCGTACGCCGCACAGTCCCCCCGTCCCCCAACCGCCGTACACGTGTGCCCATTGTGGCGTATCCGGGCGAGGTGTCGTGCGCGCGTCACTGCCGATGCGCAATTCCCTGGACCGTCATGCTCCGTCGCGTACTTTCGGCTCTGGAAGTGCCGGCCCGGCTCGGTGTCGGTGATCGGCATCGCCACCAATGCGGTCGTGGACACCGTGCCCGTCGGCCGGTCCCCGCTCGGGATCGCGGCGGGCGTGGTCACCGCCCTGGGAGGGACCGGTCCGGTCGACGCCCTCATTGCCCTGGGGCCGCGGCACTGGTGCTCGGACTTGGCCGGCTATGCGTGCTGTCGTGGCTGTACGCCGCGATGTCGAGTGGTATCTGGGACGTCGCACGAGATCCTCGCTTCCCGGCGGAACGGCTCGGGACGCGGCAGCAGCAGCCATGGCGAACGGACGGCGCTCCGCCACTCCACGGGGGGGGGTGGCGGAGCGCCGTCGGTTCAAGGGCTGTGGATCAGTACGCCTAGCTGGGCGTCGAGGCGCTGCCCTTGCCGCTCACCAGGGTCCATTCGCGGTGCAGGCTGCCCAGCGGAACGCGCTTGCTGAAGACCGGCGTACCGAAGATGGACAGCTGGAGCTGGAGGTTGCCGTTCAGGTCGAAGCCCCCGTACAGAGCCCAGTTGCCGACGATCGACGCCTTGCCGTCCGATGAGGCGGTGGCCGTGACGGCTGCCTCGCCGCGCAGATAGGGCGCGAACTCGGCGCTGACGCCGACCAGTCCGTAGAGGCCGACGGAGGCCTCGGCGCCGAGCACGGCCTTCGCCTGGCCGCCCGCGGTGACCTTCGCGGTGATGGGGGTGCCCTTCACCTCGGAGGTGCTGACCGGCTTCCAGCCGTCGGCGCGGCTGTAGCTGCCGCCGACGCGGAAGTCGCCGTTCACCTTCTGCTCGACGTCCAGGGTGATGCGGCCGTCCGCCTCCACCTGTATGTAGCAGGTCAGATCGAGGTTGACGACGACCGGCACCGGGCCGACCTGGATCACCGGGTCGGCGTGCAGCTTGGCGAACGGGATGCGCTGCTTGACCTCGCCCGACGCACGGCCCTTGAGCCGCCACTGGGCGTCCCAGTCGCCGGACAGTCCGAGGAAGGCGCCGCGCGGGACGGACTTGCCGACCTTGCCATTGCCGCTGCCGTCGTAGGAGAACTCCACCTGCGGGGAGAGCTGGACGAAGCCGGCCACAGAGGCGGCGGCGGACGCGGGTGCGTCCTTCGCGGTGGCGATGGAGGTGCCGACATCGAGGCGCAGGCTGCCGAGGGGCAGCTTGGCGCCGTTGGGCCCGAAGGTGATCCCGTCGGGCTTGGCCCAGGAGAACTTGACGCCTTCGACGAGGGGTTCGACGTCCATCGTCGACGGGTCGACGGGGACTTCGCCGTCGGCCTTGTCGTCGTTCAGGACGGCGTTGAGGGTGGTCGGCTTGGTGCGGACCTCGGTGCCCTGCTCGGTCTCGTTGACGACCTCGATGACCTCTGCGAGCAACCCGTCGGGAGCGCCGGGGGCAGGAGCGCTGGCGATGATGTCGCCGGACCTGACGGGGGCGTCGCTCTCGGGGCCGTCGGAAGGGCCGGCGGTGGGGGCGTCCGATGAGCCGTCGGTGGGCTCGGTGGAGGGAGCGGAAGGGCTGGAAGGGCTGGAAGGGCTGGGGTCGGGAGAGCGCTTCGACGGCTTGGATATGACGGCGCGTCCGGTGCTCTTGTCGTACGCGGCGACCGTCAGCGCGGTCTTCTTGGCACCGTTCCCCCTGCTGCCCGCCGCGGCGACAGCCGTCGGCGTGGGGGCGTCGGTGGGCGCCGCGGCGACATCGAGCTGCTCGGAGCTGTCCGCCGCGGCTTTGGCTACCGGGGTCGGACCGGCGCCGGGGCCGGTCTGATGGGACGGTGCGGAGCATGCGCTCGCGGTGAGGGCGAATGTCGTCAGGGCGACAGGGACCAGGAATCTCCTGGTGAGGGCACGCACGGGTGGTCCTCCGGCGAGATGGGTCGGGGGGTGGCTTCATTACTCGGGAGTAATGAACTCGGCCGAAGCATGGCATGCCCACACCCGTTCGTCACGGTCGGGTGCTGTCAATGCGCTGTTGTTCACAAAGAGTTGACATCAGCATGCCCCAAGTGTGGTTATTTGTTGCATATTGCCCGGCTACACAGCGGTGGATTGTGAGCCTCGGCGGCACGCCGCGTGCTGTCGAGGTGGAGCTCGACGTAGTCGACGAGCCGCCGCGCGTCCTGCGGTTCGTCCGCCTGGAAGGGGCGGAGGCGGAGCAGCAGGACGTCGTCGAGCGCCACACCTTCACGCGCGAGCACGAACACAAGGGTGAGCAAGGCGGACCGCGCGTTCCCGTCGTCGAAGGGATGGAAGAAACAGACGTCCGGATAGGCGCGTGCCAGCCGCTTCCGCAACCGGTCTTGTCGGTGACCTGGACGATCAGATTGCGGGCACCTCTGCCGCCGACGCGCTGTCGAAGGGGTACCGGGCGGGATCAGCTGCGTCCCGGCTCAGGTAGCTGGGCACCAGGTCGGGTATCACCGCGCAAGCCTCCCCGCCCGCCGCACACCGGTTCAGGTGATTTCCGCATGGCTCTGACGGGCTCAGCAGCCTGGGACGACAAGGCCCGACTCATACGCGATGACGACGAGTTGGGTGCGGTCCCGGGCACCCAGTTTGCCCATGATCCGGCTGACATGCGTCTTCGCGGTGAGCGGGCTGAGGCCGAGTCCCTCGGCGATCTCCGTGTTGTTCAGGCCACGGGCGACCAGGGCCAGTACCTGACGTTCCCGCTCGGAGAGGCCGTCGAGTCCGGCCACCGCCCTCGGGGCGTCGGGGGTGGCGAGTACCCGGGCGATGAGCCGGGCGGTGGGCCCCGGTGACAGCAGGGCTTCACCGGCGGCGACGGTCCGGATCGCGGCGAGCAGGTCCGCCGGCCTGATGTCCTTGACGAGAAAGCCGGAAGCACCCGCGCGCAGTGCGTCGATGATGTGCTCGTCGGTGTCGTACGTGGTCAGGACCAGCACCTTGACACCCGCGAGGTCGTCGTCC
This DNA window, taken from Streptomyces sp. SCSIO 30461, encodes the following:
- a CDS encoding tetratricopeptide repeat protein; the encoded protein is MRRTHATTVLAISTSLLSVLLSVLLAIAVNVATGGTLPDALVPLSPYAWWLVGLLTLATAVGAVRAHRAVPAATAPEDSPAVPPAAEPDELPPPIADFAGRADEVGKLLRLVDAGHRAIAITGAPGLGKSTLAIRLAHELGPRFPDGRLYADLGAGRGTPATSAAVLARLLEAIGAPVEERSGDIAALAARFRNRTARRRVLLLLDDAADAAQIRPLLPGGDGCLALITSRKALDGVPEATPLALGGLGDSEALALLAAVAGQDRVDVEPEAALQVVRACGLLPLAVRIAAARLRSRPGWPVSELAARLADERHRLDMLHLDDLAVRAVFEACYAALEPADRALFRSLGAHPGPRVTVRVAAAAAGRDPHAARSALERLTDAQLLACTGPDAYRLHDLVRLFAAERLERDTDPAERRAVLARLIAAHTEDATEHGSHAWGGAQQSTVSLLVRAAVREGLHTEGFRLALAADRWLWDQPSQLPRLAMWTSILDTARRLGEQRVSACAMRGMGAAYLHEGRYDQAVDHLRMSVAIQRHTGTRPEQIKTRRLLGDALRHAGRYDQALAEYRTVLNAYRELGRAMGEAEVLSSLGALHLDRRRPDEAIVCLEPAVAALVRRGGSPAYPADAQRNLGAAYVQTGDLTRAEHSLRAALALYRQHDRPVGEGWTLRELGRLEERRGALSDGAAHHRAALAVFDEAGYGVGVAALTETIGDNFLAQGDVPAADTHYRRAAEVYADLGYPVREAEVRRKLSLR
- a CDS encoding response regulator transcription factor; protein product: MTGAGTAIRVLLADDQTLVRASFAMLVESAPGMEVVAQAGTGREAVALARSERADVVIMDIRMPETDGIEATRQIAADDDLAGVKVLVLTTYDTDEHIIDALRAGASGFLVKDIRPADLLAAIRTVAAGEALLSPGPTARLIARVLATPDAPRAVAGLDGLSERERQVLALVARGLNNTEIAEGLGLSPLTAKTHVSRIMGKLGARDRTQLVVIAYESGLVVPGC